A single window of Bombyx mori chromosome 17, ASM3026992v2 DNA harbors:
- the LOC134200484 gene encoding lactosylceramide 4-alpha-galactosyltransferase-like, with product MYPVRVLRRFNCYVISLLCLVCVTIVILHTDVASDLYFLHWESLEDNSCHYQDSNDDLPVISSSVEMPEKSIFFHETSCKSGLDSRQACAVEAAARAHPKWQVNVLISAPIKGYQRGGSLSVLRKFRNVKLWRLKIWEYAKGTPLQDMVFNGALNRTRWRISHASDLLRYLSLYKYGGVYLDLDTVVAKTLDPLPKNWSARESDEIVASGIMSFSRDHVGRMVANATIK from the coding sequence ATGTATCCAGTGCGAGTGTTAAGGCGTTTTAACTGTTATGTTATATCGCTATTGTGCCTCGTTTGTGTGACTATAGTCATTTTACATACGGATGTCGCGTCAGATTTGTATTTCTTACATTGGGAATCGTTGGAGGACAATTCGTGTCACTATCAAGATTCGAACGATGATCTTCCAGTGATAAGTTCGAGCGTAGAGATGCCTGAAAAGTCGATTTTCTTCCACGAGACCTCGTGCAAGTCCGGACTGGATTCACGGCAGGCTTGCGCCGTGGAAGCAGCGGCCAGAGCTCATCCAAAATGGCAGGTCAACGTTTTAATTTCGGCGCCGATTAAAGGATACCAAAGAGGAGGCAGTTTGTCGGTACTTCGAAAATTTCGTAACGTAAAATTGTGGCGATTGAAGATATGGGAATACGCTAAAGGAACGCCGCTACAGGATATGGTGTTTAACGGTGCTTTGAACAGGACGCGCTGGAGAATATCGCACGCGTCAGATTTACTCCGTTACCTGAGCTTGTATAAGTACGGTGGGGTGTATTTAGACTTGGATACAGTGGTGGCGAAGACTCTGGACCCCCTACCGAAGAACTGGTCAGCGAGGGAGAGCGATGAGATCGTAGCTTCTGGGATCATGTCTTTCTCGAGGGACCATGTCGGTAGAATGGTCGCCAATGCTACCATCAAGTAA